In Nitrosophilus alvini, the following are encoded in one genomic region:
- the ispG gene encoding flavodoxin-dependent (E)-4-hydroxy-3-methylbut-2-enyl-diphosphate synthase has translation MKLSQQEYNKRKPNQKEKMIKRYPTKKIYIGDVAVGGDALISVQSMTFSRTADVEATVEQIKRLHFAGCDIVRVAVPDYEDAHALKEIKKRISLPLVADIHFNYRLALIAAEVVDAIRINPGNIGDKKRVKEVVKACQERGIPIRIGVNAGSLEKQFEDRYGHGAKAMVESALYNIKYLEDLGFTDIKVSLKASDVQTTVEANRMLRPLVEYPFHLGVTEAGTIFHATVKSSIGIGTLLLEGIGDTIRVSITGELEKEIEVGRAILKDSGVAKEGVNIVSCPTCGRIEADLVSAVREVEEKTKHIKTPLTISVMGCVVNAIGEAQHADVAIAYGKGTGLVMVKGEVVAKLPEEKLVEKFMEEVEKLAKEQLTQE, from the coding sequence TTGAAATTAAGTCAACAAGAGTATAATAAGAGAAAACCAAACCAGAAAGAGAAAATGATAAAAAGATATCCTACAAAAAAGATATATATCGGTGATGTTGCAGTCGGCGGAGATGCTCTGATTTCTGTACAGTCTATGACATTTTCAAGAACTGCGGATGTGGAAGCTACTGTAGAACAGATAAAAAGGCTTCATTTCGCCGGTTGCGATATAGTTAGAGTCGCGGTGCCTGATTATGAGGATGCCCATGCCTTGAAAGAGATAAAAAAGCGTATTTCTCTGCCGCTTGTGGCCGATATCCATTTCAATTACAGACTGGCTCTTATTGCGGCCGAAGTAGTAGATGCAATCAGGATAAATCCTGGAAATATAGGAGATAAAAAAAGAGTAAAAGAGGTAGTAAAAGCCTGCCAGGAAAGGGGAATACCTATCAGAATAGGGGTAAATGCCGGAAGTCTTGAGAAGCAGTTTGAAGACAGATACGGCCATGGCGCAAAAGCTATGGTTGAATCGGCTCTTTACAATATAAAATATCTTGAAGATCTTGGATTTACAGATATCAAAGTCTCTTTGAAAGCCAGTGATGTTCAGACTACTGTGGAAGCGAACAGGATGCTCAGACCACTTGTGGAATATCCTTTTCATCTGGGTGTGACCGAAGCCGGGACTATTTTCCACGCTACGGTAAAGTCTTCTATAGGTATAGGAACTCTGCTACTTGAAGGTATAGGAGATACCATCAGGGTATCTATAACAGGAGAGCTTGAAAAAGAGATAGAAGTCGGGCGTGCGATACTAAAAGACAGCGGTGTGGCAAAAGAGGGTGTGAATATCGTTTCATGTCCCACCTGCGGTAGAATTGAGGCTGACCTTGTAAGTGCGGTAAGAGAGGTGGAAGAAAAAACCAAACATATAAAAACTCCTCTAACAATATCTGTCATGGGATGTGTAGTAAATGCCATCGGTGAAGCCCAGCATGCCGATGTTGCCATAGCATATGGCAAAGGAACAGGCCTTGTTATGGTAAAAGGCGAAGTAGTTGCAAAACTTCCGGAAGAGAAACTTGTAGAAAAGTTTATGGAAGAAGTTGAAAAACTTGCAAAAGAACAGTTGACTCAGGAGTAG
- a CDS encoding plasminogen-binding N-terminal domain-containing protein, whose protein sequence is MKKLLAFFAFIPLLFAQAQTINITSEILNEGKEIAEIKKTAAPVGSSGIVIHKFDDKHSTIVAHATIIEKKADRDIVKFSVFKALAQEALPVPNLKPEKGDKVILKYLYDRGLIISPNKQTYDAIKKRYKDIEWIHPDLFAAELSKSGTAAPTKEDFQKFCEEYSLGIVYFAVEDIGYTVDCVSFKPVYKEKNAILSKENFKLPFYSRVEEIQTSWFSFYKTTEIKDYTNYYKNLLETK, encoded by the coding sequence GTGAAAAAATTGTTGGCTTTTTTTGCATTTATACCACTGCTTTTTGCACAAGCACAAACCATTAATATAACAAGTGAAATTTTAAATGAGGGCAAAGAGATAGCAGAGATAAAAAAAACAGCTGCACCTGTAGGTAGCAGCGGAATAGTAATACACAAATTCGATGACAAACATTCCACAATTGTTGCACATGCAACTATCATTGAAAAAAAAGCGGATAGAGATATAGTAAAATTTTCTGTTTTCAAGGCTCTTGCCCAGGAGGCTCTTCCCGTCCCAAATCTCAAACCGGAAAAGGGAGATAAAGTAATACTCAAATATCTTTATGACAGAGGCCTTATAATATCCCCCAACAAACAGACATACGATGCTATAAAAAAGAGATATAAAGATATCGAATGGATACATCCCGACCTTTTTGCAGCCGAACTTTCCAAAAGCGGTACGGCAGCACCTACAAAAGAAGATTTTCAAAAATTTTGCGAAGAGTACTCTTTGGGAATTGTATATTTTGCTGTTGAAGATATAGGCTATACAGTAGATTGTGTAAGTTTCAAACCAGTTTATAAAGAGAAAAATGCAATATTGTCAAAAGAGAATTTCAAACTCCCTTTCTATTCGAGAGTGGAAGAGATTCAGACAAGCTGGTTCAGTTTTTATAAAACAACCGAGATAAAAGACTATACAAACTATTACAAAAATCTTTTGGAGACAAAATGA
- a CDS encoding ATP-binding cassette domain-containing protein, with protein MILLGHNGAGKSTFINFLLGFYVRLSDHPFLPHFKKFLPKLNKKDLGYAPEAALLDLNMSARDYFDMIATLRGVKRYDADTLLKKVALDVDTNMPIKKYSKGMKQRFLLSLALLGNPKTLVLDEPTSGLDPFGRLEIEKLLIGLKSDHDFIISTHSLELAMAMEDEIWILKEGKIEYRGYPKSIEELKSLLLQHRPEKIQ; from the coding sequence ATGATACTTCTTGGCCATAACGGAGCTGGAAAAAGTACTTTTATAAATTTTCTGCTCGGATTTTATGTCAGACTTTCCGATCATCCTTTTTTGCCTCATTTCAAGAAGTTTTTGCCAAAACTGAACAAAAAAGATCTTGGATATGCTCCAGAAGCCGCTCTTTTGGATCTGAATATGAGCGCGAGAGATTATTTTGACATGATAGCTACTTTAAGAGGGGTGAAAAGATATGATGCGGATACTCTTTTGAAAAAAGTTGCTCTGGATGTGGATACGAATATGCCTATAAAAAAATACTCCAAAGGTATGAAGCAGCGCTTTTTGCTCTCACTTGCCCTTCTTGGAAATCCAAAGACTCTCGTGCTGGATGAGCCTACAAGTGGACTCGATCCATTTGGCAGGCTGGAGATAGAAAAATTGCTTATAGGTTTGAAAAGCGATCACGACTTCATCATATCAACCCACTCTTTGGAGCTGGCTATGGCGATGGAAGATGAGATATGGATACTCAAAGAGGGAAAAATAGAGTACAGAGGATATCCAAAAAGTATAGAGGAACTAAAATCTCTGCTGCTTCAGCACAGACCGGAGAAGATACAGTGA
- a CDS encoding YihY family inner membrane protein: MKHYFLKVKELYRKIYDTEITLYASSLSFHTIFSIIPLLLISFSIFTRLPSFQDYYEKIKDFIFSNLMPTHQEIVTKYLENFLQNSSKLGIIGFVFVIFASIMFFQNYEHIVNKIFKSRQRRFWDSLATYWTLMTLGPIALALSFYLSNFIQNLLDRFEYTNWINFLSIFPYLIIWGLFFVTYIISANTKIDPKAAGISSFIASIVWYIGKSLFVYYVLYSKTYLTIYGSSSVILFFFLWIYLSWIIFLYGLKICYVINQKESIKKEKKIEKTSV, translated from the coding sequence TTGAAGCACTATTTTTTGAAAGTAAAAGAGTTATACAGAAAAATTTACGATACTGAGATAACTCTTTATGCTTCATCTCTCAGTTTTCATACAATATTTTCCATAATACCTCTGCTTCTTATCTCTTTTTCCATCTTTACAAGACTTCCGAGCTTTCAGGACTATTATGAGAAAATAAAAGATTTTATCTTCTCAAACCTTATGCCCACACATCAGGAAATTGTAACAAAATATCTTGAAAATTTCTTGCAAAACAGCTCAAAACTCGGAATTATCGGTTTTGTTTTTGTGATATTTGCTTCTATTATGTTTTTCCAAAACTACGAACATATAGTCAATAAAATTTTCAAAAGCAGACAGAGAAGATTTTGGGACTCTCTTGCTACTTACTGGACTCTTATGACGCTTGGCCCTATTGCGCTTGCCCTTTCATTTTATCTCTCAAACTTTATACAAAATCTACTTGACAGATTTGAATATACAAACTGGATAAATTTCCTTTCAATATTTCCATACCTCATAATTTGGGGACTTTTTTTTGTTACATACATCATATCGGCAAATACGAAAATAGACCCTAAAGCTGCCGGGATATCCTCTTTTATCGCTTCAATAGTATGGTATATAGGTAAATCGCTTTTTGTATATTATGTGCTTTACAGCAAAACATATCTGACCATCTACGGCTCTTCAAGTGTAATACTTTTCTTCTTTCTTTGGATATATCTATCTTGGATAATCTTTCTTTATGGACTAAAAATCTGCTACGTTATAAATCAAAAAGAGAGTATTAAAAAGGAAAAGAAGATAGAAAAAACCTCTGTTTAA
- a CDS encoding peptidoglycan DD-metalloendopeptidase family protein, translating to MRVLYAILLLSVFLTAAVLEEKQWESGETLITFLEKNSLPAKIYYDLDREEKELADEIRAGVDYYVLREKGKITQVLIPISEELQLHIAQRDGKYVLELLPIVYQKQRHRFVISIEHSPYQDIVENTKNIKLANEFISAFKNSIDFKRSLRKGDKVVVVYNQKQRLGKPFGTPVIEAAMVETRGKKHFIYLFDGRYYDEKGREVEGFLLKRPVRHARITSKFTLRRFHPVLKKYRAHLGVDFGARRGTPVRAAGSGRVIFAGRKGGYGNTVIIRHQDGYKTLYAHLSKFRGGIKRGKWVKQGQVIGYVGSTGLSTGPHLHFGLYKYNRPINPLRVVKVTKSYLAGKKRKEFMKRKASYKKEIEEAIIRVARPIKQEKIDRFVYLNGSADISDKPMEGTNG from the coding sequence ATGCGTGTATTGTATGCGATACTGCTTTTATCTGTTTTTCTTACTGCTGCCGTACTGGAAGAAAAACAGTGGGAGAGCGGTGAGACACTGATAACCTTTTTGGAAAAAAATTCTCTTCCGGCAAAAATATATTATGATCTTGATCGTGAAGAAAAAGAGTTGGCAGACGAGATAAGAGCAGGAGTCGATTACTATGTTTTAAGAGAAAAGGGAAAAATTACCCAGGTACTTATCCCTATAAGTGAAGAGCTTCAGCTTCATATTGCTCAAAGAGACGGAAAATATGTGCTTGAACTTTTGCCTATTGTCTATCAAAAACAGAGACACAGATTTGTTATCTCTATTGAGCATTCCCCATATCAGGATATTGTGGAAAATACAAAAAACATAAAACTTGCAAATGAATTTATATCAGCTTTCAAAAATAGTATCGATTTTAAAAGATCTCTCAGAAAAGGCGACAAAGTTGTAGTGGTTTACAATCAAAAACAGAGACTTGGAAAGCCTTTTGGAACCCCTGTCATAGAAGCTGCTATGGTGGAAACTAGAGGTAAAAAGCACTTTATATATCTTTTTGACGGTAGATATTATGATGAAAAAGGACGGGAGGTCGAGGGATTTTTGCTAAAAAGGCCAGTTAGGCATGCAAGGATAACTTCAAAATTTACTCTAAGGAGATTTCATCCTGTTCTTAAAAAATATAGGGCACATCTGGGAGTGGATTTCGGAGCAAGGAGAGGAACGCCTGTAAGAGCGGCCGGAAGCGGTAGAGTAATATTTGCGGGACGCAAAGGAGGATATGGAAATACTGTTATTATAAGACATCAGGATGGATACAAAACTCTATATGCTCATCTGTCAAAATTCAGAGGAGGTATAAAAAGAGGTAAGTGGGTCAAACAAGGTCAGGTTATCGGATATGTAGGCAGTACGGGTCTTAGTACCGGACCACATCTGCATTTTGGTCTTTATAAATACAACAGGCCGATAAATCCTCTAAGGGTAGTAAAAGTTACAAAAAGTTATCTTGCCGGAAAGAAAAGAAAAGAGTTTATGAAAAGAAAAGCGAGTTATAAAAAAGAGATCGAAGAGGCTATAATCAGAGTAGCTCGGCCGATAAAACAGGAAAAAATTGACAGGTTTGTCTATCTAAACGGTTCTGCTGATATATCTGACAAGCCGATGGAGGGTACTAATGGATAA
- a CDS encoding ComEC/Rec2 family competence protein, translated as MEKIELSFAESFKEISFISLFLFFIFSLSLLLEYRTFLKLSESEKFFTTAEVLNQYPKKDYLVLKLKSKEGFVFYTTSREKLKNLIGRDVDIMLFLKRKRLSFFEYLKNFYAPSYIAGVYPGESFKKRIAEYISSMHEGRYSKELFPALAVASAVSKEFRDKLSALGLSHLVAISGFHLGIISAIVFMIFGILYKPFQNRYFPYRNRTKDIMIAVLFVCGIYLLFLDFIPSLVRAFFMSAVAFYLYDRHIKIFSFTTLFFAVMLILALFPRFIFSVGFWLSVAGIFYIYLFVHYFSHLKKWQIFMALNFWVFFAMIPIVHFWFESFSWYQFLSPFATMLFSVFYPIEIILHISGLADILDFLIEALFSLDFETFRFGTPLEIFIFYIFLSLLSILNRGFFYLLFLFNTLFLIYNVADF; from the coding sequence GTGGAAAAGATTGAGCTGAGTTTTGCCGAAAGTTTCAAAGAGATATCTTTTATATCTCTTTTCCTGTTTTTTATATTTTCCCTGTCACTTCTTTTGGAATACCGTACATTTCTGAAGCTTTCAGAGTCCGAAAAATTTTTTACAACTGCAGAAGTTTTGAATCAGTATCCGAAAAAAGATTATCTTGTTCTGAAACTCAAATCAAAAGAGGGCTTTGTTTTTTATACCACTTCAAGAGAAAAATTGAAAAATCTTATCGGAAGAGATGTGGATATAATGCTTTTTTTAAAAAGAAAGAGGCTCTCCTTTTTCGAGTATCTCAAAAACTTCTATGCTCCTTCTTATATTGCAGGTGTATATCCGGGGGAAAGCTTCAAAAAACGTATCGCTGAATATATCTCTTCCATGCATGAAGGAAGATATTCTAAAGAGCTTTTTCCTGCCCTTGCAGTAGCTTCCGCTGTATCTAAAGAGTTTAGAGATAAACTTTCCGCCCTGGGGCTTAGTCACCTTGTAGCCATAAGCGGTTTTCATCTGGGTATTATTTCTGCTATTGTTTTTATGATATTCGGTATTTTGTACAAACCTTTTCAAAACAGATATTTTCCATATCGAAACAGAACAAAAGATATAATGATCGCAGTTTTGTTTGTGTGCGGAATTTATCTTTTATTTCTCGATTTTATTCCCTCTTTGGTGAGAGCATTTTTTATGAGCGCTGTAGCCTTTTATCTGTATGACAGACATATTAAAATTTTCTCTTTTACCACACTCTTTTTTGCAGTTATGCTGATACTAGCTCTTTTCCCAAGATTTATATTTTCAGTCGGATTTTGGCTTTCTGTTGCCGGAATATTTTATATATATCTTTTTGTGCACTACTTTTCTCATCTCAAAAAATGGCAGATTTTTATGGCTCTCAATTTCTGGGTATTTTTTGCTATGATACCTATTGTTCATTTTTGGTTCGAGAGTTTCAGCTGGTACCAGTTTCTTTCACCCTTTGCAACTATGCTCTTTTCCGTTTTTTATCCGATAGAGATAATACTTCATATTTCCGGATTAGCAGATATTCTGGATTTTCTGATAGAAGCTCTTTTTTCATTGGATTTTGAAACTTTTAGGTTTGGCACACCTTTGGAGATTTTTATTTTTTATATTTTTTTATCCTTGCTATCGATTTTAAACAGAGGTTTTTTCTATCTTCTTTTCCTTTTTAATACTCTCTTTTTGATTTATAACGTAGCAGATTTTTAG
- a CDS encoding replicative DNA helicase, producing MESHLYNLNIERAVLSSIIFDPSVYEDVAAVLKPQDFYHPFHKNLFAAMEELQREDQPIDEEFLKEKLIYKNQFDENEFLEVLSANPLSNTAAYIKEIKEKAVKRDLVHLTTEIKKVTVEEDLPAADVVDLVQSKLYKITQESSARDFKESEEVVKDTLSHMLKMKERGNSILVGLDTGFHDLNVKTAGFSPGDLIIIAARPSMGKTAFSLNLAQKVLDSNRGVAIFSLEMPAEQLMLRMLSAKASIPLQRLRVGNLNDQEWAEVSRVCDDFAQKKFFIDDEGLINIHQLRAKLRKLKSQHPEVSLAVIDYLQLMNAAGNKERHLEISEISRSLKLLARELEIPIIALSQLNRSLESRPDKRPMLSDLRESGAIEQDADVILFVYRDDVYKLKEAREKAKEAAKKGEKVDIDFQEKRVEEAEIIIGKQRNGPTGIVRLYFHKDYVKFAEEATETVREFEMRETKLDLPQI from the coding sequence TTGGAATCTCATCTATACAATCTGAACATAGAAAGAGCGGTTCTAAGCTCTATTATTTTTGATCCTTCGGTTTATGAAGATGTTGCGGCTGTTTTGAAACCGCAGGACTTTTACCATCCCTTTCATAAAAATCTGTTTGCCGCAATGGAAGAGCTCCAAAGAGAAGACCAGCCTATAGATGAAGAGTTTTTGAAAGAAAAACTCATATATAAAAACCAGTTTGATGAAAATGAGTTTTTGGAAGTCTTGTCGGCAAACCCTCTGTCTAATACCGCTGCTTATATAAAAGAGATAAAGGAAAAAGCTGTTAAAAGAGATCTGGTCCATCTTACGACGGAGATTAAAAAAGTCACAGTTGAAGAGGATCTTCCTGCAGCAGATGTTGTCGATCTTGTACAGTCCAAACTATATAAAATAACCCAGGAGAGCAGTGCGAGGGATTTCAAAGAGTCCGAAGAAGTTGTAAAAGATACGTTAAGTCATATGCTGAAGATGAAAGAGAGAGGAAATTCCATTCTAGTAGGCCTCGATACCGGCTTTCACGATCTGAATGTAAAAACCGCCGGTTTTTCTCCTGGTGATCTGATAATCATAGCCGCAAGACCGTCGATGGGGAAAACTGCTTTCAGCCTAAATCTTGCCCAAAAGGTACTTGATTCAAACAGAGGAGTAGCTATATTTTCTCTGGAGATGCCGGCGGAGCAGCTTATGCTGAGGATGCTGAGTGCAAAAGCTTCCATTCCTCTTCAGCGCCTGAGGGTAGGAAATCTAAACGATCAGGAGTGGGCTGAAGTGAGTCGGGTATGCGACGACTTTGCGCAAAAGAAGTTTTTTATAGATGATGAAGGTCTTATAAATATCCATCAACTGAGGGCAAAACTGAGAAAGCTCAAATCTCAGCATCCCGAAGTCTCTCTTGCTGTTATCGACTATCTTCAGCTTATGAACGCAGCTGGCAACAAAGAGAGACATCTTGAGATAAGCGAAATAAGCAGGAGTCTGAAGCTTCTTGCCCGTGAGCTTGAAATTCCCATCATTGCTCTGTCCCAGCTCAACAGATCGCTTGAGAGCAGACCCGACAAACGTCCTATGCTTAGCGACCTGCGCGAATCAGGCGCGATAGAACAGGATGCGGATGTGATACTCTTTGTCTACAGAGATGATGTATACAAACTCAAAGAGGCACGTGAAAAAGCGAAAGAGGCAGCCAAGAAAGGTGAAAAAGTCGATATAGATTTTCAGGAAAAAAGAGTCGAAGAGGCAGAGATAATTATAGGAAAACAGAGAAACGGTCCAACCGGGATAGTAAGACTCTATTTTCACAAAGATTATGTAAAATTTGCCGAAGAGGCTACAGAGACAGTCAGAGAATTTGAGATGAGAGAGACAAAACTGGATCTTCCGCAGATATAA
- a CDS encoding primosomal protein N' produces the protein MRYFLVAITSKPLILTYSYEEKIDIGALVEVEIKSKIYKGYVLEEVEKPEFECKRVEKTTEFYLPRNYLEIAKFISTYYFCSIGEALGLFVPFMKEEGRRLKVEETKSEMFNSSSITLSPKQTEALNFIKSHRISLLFGDTGSGKTEIYMKYFEDLLKENKRAIFLMPEISLTPQMEERLKRFFGDSVAVWHSRLTKKRKNEILDGIYCGKTKIVAGPRSALFLPITDLGLIVVDEEHDDSYKAHNRPRYHARDLAVYFGKKLDIPVLLGSATPCASSWEKYPVFRLKGGFYASNKSFIFDRSTEPLSPIVVDGLKKVLEKKKQTIVFLPTRANFKYLICKECGEAVKCPYCSVGMSIHFDKNALKCHYCDYAQAIPKECPNCKSSSLQANRPGTAEVVQELREIFPHTNVAKFDRDEITTHNKLKKILKEFSKGQIDILVGTQMLSKGHDYPDVGLSVVLGIDYILNMADYRAREKAVSLLVQIAGRSGRKEKGEVIVQSLNEEFFKNYLDYEKFLKEEIKCRKDLYPPFKRLALLLFSDKKEETARKNMQDVLDKLKNFKEVEIIGSGPAPLERIANRYRYNILLRSTSAKDLIKAISAVKTPFCEVDMDPVNIV, from the coding sequence ATGAGATATTTTCTTGTTGCAATAACTTCCAAACCTCTGATCTTGACATACTCGTATGAGGAAAAAATCGATATCGGCGCCTTGGTAGAAGTAGAAATAAAATCAAAAATCTATAAAGGTTATGTTCTAGAAGAGGTTGAAAAACCGGAATTTGAGTGTAAAAGAGTAGAAAAAACTACAGAGTTTTATCTGCCCCGAAACTATCTTGAAATTGCAAAATTTATCTCTACCTACTATTTTTGCTCAATTGGTGAGGCATTGGGACTTTTTGTGCCATTTATGAAGGAAGAAGGTAGAAGGCTAAAGGTTGAAGAAACAAAAAGCGAAATGTTCAATTCTTCCTCCATCACCCTTTCACCTAAACAGACAGAGGCGTTAAATTTTATAAAGTCTCATCGAATCTCTCTTCTTTTCGGTGATACCGGGAGTGGAAAAACTGAAATTTATATGAAATATTTTGAAGATCTTTTAAAAGAGAACAAAAGAGCCATATTTTTGATGCCAGAAATCTCTTTGACACCTCAGATGGAAGAGAGACTCAAAAGGTTTTTCGGTGACAGTGTAGCCGTGTGGCACAGCAGGCTTACAAAAAAAAGAAAAAACGAGATACTTGACGGAATCTATTGTGGCAAAACAAAGATAGTAGCTGGTCCCAGATCTGCTCTTTTTTTGCCAATAACTGATCTTGGTTTGATAGTGGTAGACGAAGAGCACGACGACAGTTACAAAGCGCATAATCGCCCCAGATACCATGCAAGAGACCTAGCGGTATATTTTGGTAAAAAGCTTGATATTCCGGTACTTTTGGGAAGTGCTACTCCTTGTGCATCAAGCTGGGAGAAATATCCTGTTTTCAGACTCAAAGGAGGCTTCTACGCATCCAATAAAAGTTTTATTTTCGACAGGTCAACAGAACCGTTGTCCCCGATAGTGGTAGATGGACTCAAAAAAGTTTTGGAGAAAAAAAAGCAGACCATCGTTTTTCTTCCTACGAGGGCAAATTTCAAATATCTCATCTGCAAAGAGTGCGGTGAGGCTGTAAAATGTCCCTACTGTTCGGTCGGAATGAGTATCCATTTTGACAAAAATGCACTGAAGTGCCACTACTGCGACTATGCGCAGGCGATACCAAAAGAGTGTCCCAATTGCAAAAGTAGCTCTTTACAGGCGAACAGACCAGGAACTGCCGAAGTAGTTCAGGAACTTAGAGAAATTTTTCCGCATACGAATGTGGCAAAATTTGACAGGGACGAGATAACTACGCACAATAAGCTGAAAAAAATTTTAAAAGAGTTTTCAAAAGGCCAGATAGATATACTTGTAGGAACTCAGATGCTTAGCAAAGGTCATGACTATCCTGATGTGGGACTTTCCGTGGTCCTAGGGATAGACTATATTCTGAATATGGCTGACTACAGGGCCAGGGAAAAGGCTGTCTCTTTGCTTGTACAGATTGCCGGCAGAAGTGGAAGAAAAGAGAAGGGTGAGGTGATAGTTCAGTCTTTGAATGAAGAGTTTTTCAAAAACTATCTAGATTATGAAAAATTTTTGAAAGAAGAAATTAAATGTAGAAAAGATCTCTATCCCCCTTTCAAAAGGCTTGCATTGCTACTCTTTTCTGACAAAAAAGAAGAGACAGCCAGAAAAAATATGCAGGATGTCCTTGATAAATTGAAAAATTTCAAAGAAGTTGAGATTATAGGCAGCGGTCCCGCTCCTTTGGAGAGGATAGCGAACAGATACAGATACAATATACTTCTGCGTTCAACCTCCGCAAAAGATCTTATAAAAGCCATATCTGCAGTTAAGACACCATTTTGCGAAGTGGATATGGATCCGGTGAATATCGTTTAG
- the glcD gene encoding glycolate oxidase subunit GlcD — translation MIDKTHIKNLKKLIGEENVKDDKAHQIAYSYDATREHYEPDAVLFPRDENDVSKILKYCNEHKIPVVPRGAGSGFTGGALPKEGGIVLAVEKYMNKILEIDMENMVARVQPGVINKDLQRAVEDVGLFYPPDPASQEYSTIGGNVAENAGGMRAAKYGITKDYVMALRAVLPNGDIIRAGKKTIKDVAGYNITGILVGSEGTLAVITEITLKLISKPKLTKTVMGIFPSVDAAMQAVYKSLAGGANPVAMEFLDNLTIKAVEEKYSKGLPTDAGAILISDIDGNVEEEIDYQIKLLEKFFTQNGCLDFKIAKDEKEAADIWFARRNASQSITIYGSKKINEDITVPRSKLPELLKEIEKVGKKYGLKIPCFGHTGDGNVHTNVMVDKDDPQEVKKGYEAIEEIFKITVKLGGTLSGEHGIGLSKAPYMKIAFSEEELNLFRQIKKAFDPNNILNPGKMGL, via the coding sequence ATGATTGATAAAACCCATATAAAAAATCTGAAAAAACTCATAGGTGAAGAGAATGTAAAAGATGATAAAGCCCATCAGATAGCATACTCTTATGACGCTACAAGAGAGCATTACGAGCCCGATGCGGTTCTTTTCCCAAGAGACGAAAATGATGTAAGCAAAATTTTAAAATATTGCAACGAACATAAAATCCCAGTAGTTCCAAGAGGTGCCGGCAGTGGCTTTACCGGCGGCGCTCTTCCAAAAGAGGGAGGAATAGTACTTGCCGTTGAAAAATATATGAACAAAATCCTAGAAATCGATATGGAAAATATGGTGGCAAGGGTTCAGCCAGGCGTTATAAATAAGGATTTACAGCGTGCAGTCGAAGATGTGGGACTCTTTTATCCGCCTGACCCTGCAAGCCAGGAATATTCAACCATAGGCGGAAATGTAGCAGAAAACGCCGGCGGTATGCGAGCAGCAAAATACGGAATTACAAAAGATTATGTGATGGCCCTTCGAGCCGTACTCCCAAACGGCGATATCATAAGGGCAGGGAAAAAGACGATAAAAGATGTGGCAGGTTATAATATTACAGGCATATTAGTAGGCAGCGAAGGCACACTCGCCGTAATAACGGAGATTACACTCAAACTCATATCCAAACCAAAACTTACAAAAACTGTAATGGGGATATTTCCGAGTGTGGATGCAGCTATGCAGGCTGTCTACAAATCTCTAGCAGGCGGAGCCAATCCGGTAGCTATGGAGTTTCTTGACAACCTGACCATAAAAGCGGTGGAGGAGAAATATAGCAAAGGGCTTCCTACAGATGCCGGAGCAATACTGATAAGCGATATAGACGGAAATGTGGAAGAAGAGATCGACTATCAGATAAAACTGCTTGAAAAATTTTTCACACAAAACGGCTGTCTTGATTTCAAAATAGCAAAAGACGAAAAAGAGGCTGCCGATATCTGGTTCGCAAGAAGAAACGCCAGTCAGTCGATAACTATATACGGCAGCAAAAAGATAAATGAAGATATAACTGTACCTAGAAGCAAACTACCCGAGCTTTTGAAAGAGATAGAAAAAGTCGGTAAAAAATATGGCCTGAAAATCCCCTGTTTCGGACATACAGGAGACGGAAACGTACATACAAACGTAATGGTTGACAAAGATGACCCACAGGAAGTTAAAAAGGGATACGAAGCCATAGAAGAGATATTTAAAATAACAGTCAAACTCGGAGGTACTCTAAGCGGGGAACATGGTATAGGTCTTAGCAAAGCACCATATATGAAAATAGCTTTCAGCGAAGAGGAACTCAATCTTTTCAGACAGATAAAAAAGGCATTTGACCCGAACAATATACTCAACCCCGGAAAAATGGGACTGTAA